Part of the Bifidobacterium crudilactis genome is shown below.
ACCAGAATGATGTACAGCAGCCAGTTCACGCTGATCAGCATCGCGGCGATGACGGCGAGCAGAACAAGCGTTTTGGTCTTCCACAGTTTCGCCACGGCTACAAGGAAACTGCGGTGCCTACGCAACAACGCCAGCACCAGCACCATCGTTACCATAGTGGTGATGATGCGATAGGACAGGACGGTGTTCGGCGGCACGGTGCTCAGGGCGTCCCAATACACGGGAAACAGTCCCCAGGCGACGCTGGAAACGGTGATCGTGAGCAGACCGCGAGGCGTCTGTGTGACAGGTGTGGCCGTAGGCATAGCGGTCATCATACAGGTGCCACGTAAGCAATGGTTTTCGTCAGGTAGTCGGGTCTCTGAAGACGGTTGGTCTGGGGTAGCCGAGCGTATGCTCCTGAGCTTTAGCCGAGGGCCGTCAGGGCATTCTGAATATCCGTATCGCCGTCATGGAAGTTGACTGTCTTCCCGATGGTATCGGGGGAGTGCACGGCCGCGACCAGTACCGCTGCCACATTGCCACGAGAGGTAGGCGGTATCGCTGCGGTTTTCCTTGCGGTGTCGACGGTAATCCGCCCGCTGGGTGTTTGCAAAGTAAGTGCGGTAGGCCCCAGAATCGTCCACTCAAGCTCGGATTCGCGCAGATACGTGTCTGCGGCCGCCTTCGCCTGGGCATAGGCATACATGGAATCCTCCGGTCCGAACACCTCCGGATGGTCGGCATCGTAGTAGGACACCGTGATGTACCGCTTCACCCCAGCAAGGGCAGCCGCATCAATGCAGCGTTTCGCGGCATCGCGGTCAACGGCGTATGTTCTCGCGGCATCGCCGCCACCTGCTCCGGCGGACCAGATAATCGTGTCACTGCCGGAAAAGGCCTTCGCCAGTTCGTCGGTCGATGCGTGCTCGATATCGAGTATCAGGGCCTGTGCTCCTGTTTTTTCGACATCGAAGGCCTGTGTGGGGTTACGAATAATCGACGTGACCGAATCTCCCTGCGAGTTGAACAACCGGCTGGCCAACAATGCGACTTTGCCGTGACCACCGATAATCGTGACCTGTGCCATAGTGTCCTCCCCTTGCTGCTGTGTCCGTGATAAGGCGACATGCATCCAATACCCGTCTTTCCAACACTATGACAGCTGCGAGATGAGATGTGACCGTTTCACCGAGTGCATAGAGACGACCATACCGCCTGACGCTGTGTCCTCAGATGATGAAGCGTCCTGCCTCGCGGTCAGAGTGCTGCCGCGCAAAGCAATGCCCCTCCATGCAATGGCACGGAGGGGCATTGATGCGACGAAGGACGAACTCAGATGTGGAAGTAGAGTTCGTACTCAAGCGGCGTCGGGGCGAGGCGTGCCTCGTCGATTTCGCCCTGCTTGAGCTCAATCCAGG
Proteins encoded:
- a CDS encoding NAD(P)H-binding protein is translated as MAQVTIIGGHGKVALLASRLFNSQGDSVTSIIRNPTQAFDVEKTGAQALILDIEHASTDELAKAFSGSDTIIWSAGAGGGDAARTYAVDRDAAKRCIDAAALAGVKRYITVSYYDADHPEVFGPEDSMYAYAQAKAAADTYLRESELEWTILGPTALTLQTPSGRITVDTARKTAAIPPTSRGNVAAVLVAAVHSPDTIGKTVNFHDGDTDIQNALTALG